The uncultured Fretibacterium sp. genomic sequence TCCTTATGTATGGCCGCAAACATCAATGGCGTCGCCCCCAGTGTGTCTTTGGCGTTGACGTCCGCACCAGCCTTTATCAAGGCCGTCAGGACTTCCGGGTTTGAGCTATGTTGGGCAACAGCCATCAACGGCGTCCACCCATCTTTGTTTTTGGCGTTGACGTCCGCGCCGTCTTGAATCAGCTGCCGTACCCTATCGGGCTTCGCTTTGCCGACTATCACCAGCAACTCTTCCGTCGGAGATAGACCCGTCTTTTCCTCCAGCAGCTTCAACGCCTGTGCGCCCATGCGTTTTATATTCATGCTCGCGTAGTCGAGGGCTGTTCCCTCGTCATCCTTTGCCTTCATGTCCGCTCCCTCCTATAGCAGCACAGTCAGGACTTCCAGGTTTGAGTTCTTTTCGGCTGCAACCATCAACGGCGTCTACCCATCGTTCTGTCGCGTGTTGACGTCCGCGCCGTCTTGAATCAGCTGCCGCACCTCATCGGGCCTCGTGTTGTTGACTATCGCCAGCAGTTCTTCCGTTTTTGCGGCGCTTGCCTGTCCTGCAAAAAGCGTCAGCAGCAACAGGAATAACAAGCCAACCCCCGAAACGCTGCGAGTGTGTAAAGTAGACTTCTTCACCAACGTGCTCCTCTCCCTTCCAGTTTTGTTGCACCGTGTTGCCGCCTGTGTTCACCAGTCGTTATCTTTTCTGCTATACGGCGTCGTCGCCTGCCCCGCGAAGAACGAGAACACCGTGTCGAACAGACTGAGGACGACAAAGATCGAGGTAAACGATACGGCGATGAACAGCATGAACAGGTTCGCGTTCCTCTTGCGTCCGATGACGATACAGGCGAGTGTGTTCGCCCCGTACCATTCCCAGCAGCTGCAACAGGTCTCGAGGGAATGAGAAAGTGGGAGACGTCGCCCCGTCTCCCGCTTCTCCATGGCGTCGGGCCGGGCCGTCGCCGCCGCCGTTTCACGACGCCGGCAAGGTCAGGGGAGCAGGATGCCCGCCATGACGCAGGCCCCCCGGACCGCCATCTCCCCAAGCAGCGAGGCCATCTGGCTCTTGGCCTGCATGTATGCTTCGACATAGGCGTTGCGCTGAGCGATGCGTTCCGCCGTGACGTTGTCCATATTCTTTCTGTAGGTGCCGATGCCCGTGGCGACGAATCCATAGCCGCCGGAGGGAACGGCAATCATGATACACCCCTGCTTGCGCTTGGCGACGACGGCGTTGATGGCGTCCTGCACCATCGCCGCGGAGGTGACGGGCTGCTCCAAAACGGTGTCGGCCTCGACCTTGACGGACTCCGGCTGCCGAACGGCGCCCAGCTCGGCACGCTGTTCCTCCGGTGCCTGTACGATCGGCAGAAAATCGTCGGCGGTCAGAGTCGTTGCGGCGTACCCCAGCGACGGCAGCCCTGCCAGCCCCACGCAAAACAACCCCACGAACAAAATCCACCTCCTTCCCTTCATCATCAACCACTCCTTTGTTCTGAGGCTCACAATAAACGGTGCTGGACGGCCTCTGCCATCCACGCGAATACTTTACCCCGAAAGCTTCTTCAGCACAAATGCGTTTGATGGGGATATGGATCAGAGGCATTTGCCGGCATTCCTGCCGTAAGATTAGAATGCCGATAAAACGGGGTAACTTGGACCCGACAGCAACGCGGGCTGGAGGCGGAGCTGATGGAGGAGTACAAAACATCGGAGGAACGGAACGCCGCGGTGTTCTACCTGCTGGGGGACAACGCCTCGTTTCGTGCGTGGACTCTACCCGCGGCCTTTCTGGACGCGGTGAGGCGGGGGGCGCGGCTGGGCGACCTCGGCAAGGTCCCGCTGCGCACGCACCGCCGCGCGCGGCTGCACTTCTCCCTGCGCGACGCTTCCGGCGCAGAGCTGGAACGCCTGCCCGTCCCTCTAAACCTCTCGAACGTGGCCCTCTTCTCCCACACGGAGCCGCTGCAGCTGCACAACATCCTGTTTTTTGCGGATATCCCCGCGTTGAGGAAGGCCCCGTGGTTCGTCAAAAAGCATGGTCCGGCGGACGAACGGCGGCACGCCCTGTTTATCCTGCCCGCCTTTGGGAGCCTTCAGGACGGCGATTACCTTCTGATTCAGGCCGACGAGGCGGACCTTGAGATCAAGGCCCCCGCCGATGCTCTGAAGAGCGTCAAAAGGGTGGATTCCTCGGTCGTCACTGAGCTCCAGACTCCACACCCTATAGCGGTCCTCTAGTTGGGGACCACTATATTGCATAGATTGAGCCAACTCTCATTTTGCACCCGTCAGGTGCAGCGGAAAGCGTGCAAAACCTGTCTTTATCACATGTTAGAAACCTTGCCTGTGGTTTAGGGTGACATCACACTTGGACAAAATTCAATTTTTGTGGTAAAGTTCCCCCCGGTTTTGGAGAGCAGCGCACAAGCGTCCTTTAAGTTCGGTCCAGAGAGGCCGAGAAGGCGGCGTGTGGGAGACTATCCATAAATATTGCAAGGATAAAAATATTGCAAGGATAATCGTGCCCTGTCGTCTTTTCGTAAGGACGGCAGGGCATTTTTGTTGTTTGTTTTCTGCCGCGTTCCGCGTCGATCTTTTGGTCGGGAATCTCTGCCGTTCTCCGTGAAACATCGGAAGAATCAGATACGAAGGAGGCACTTAATGAAGGAGAAGGCGCGCATCATGGACGCCCAGGCCATGGGCCGTGCGGTCCAGCGCATTGGGTACGAGATCGTCGAGCGAAACAAGGGGACGGAGAACGTCGTCTTGATTGGAATCCAGCGCCGGGGCGTGCCGCTGTCGCAGCGGGTTGCCGGCCACATCGAGCGAGTGGAGGGGACGAGGGTCCCCGTGGGCTGTCTGGACATCACCTTTTATCGCGACGACCTGTCGCTGCTCTCGGAGCACCCGGTCCTCAACGGGACGGACATCCCGTTCGTCGTCACGGACAGGGACGTGGTGCTTGTGGACGACGTACTGTTCACCGGCCGCACCGCGCGTGCCGCGATGGACGCGGTCATGGAGGTCGGCCGCGCCCGCACGATCCAGCTGGCTGTCCTGATCGACCGCGGGCACCGCGAGCTGCCCATCCGGGCCGACTACGTGGGCAAGAACGTCCCCACGTCCCGGAACGAGCTTGTCTCCGTGCGCGTGGCGCCGTTCGACGACGAGGAGGCCGTCGTCCTGTTGGATATGAACGAGGGGGAGAACTGACATGCTGCGTTCCAAAGACCTGCTGGGACTGCGCAATACCGGCGCTGATGAGATTCGCGAGATCCTGGACACAGCGAAGATCATGAAACAGGTGATCGTGTCCAACAACAAGAAGACCCCGCACCTCCAGGGGAAGTCCGTTATTACCGTGTTCTACGAGAACAGCACGCGCACGCGCCTGTCCTTCGAACTGGCCTGCAAGTACCTGTCGGGCACCGCCTCGGGGATGACCGCCGCAGCGTCGAGCGTGGCCAAGGGGGAGACCCTGATCGACACGGCCCGGACGCTTGACGTCATGGGTACCGACGTGATGATTTTGCGGCACCCGATGACGGGTGCGCCGCACCTGATGGCCAGACACGTGAGGGCCTCCGTCATCAACGCCGGGGACGGAACAAACGAGCACCCCACCCAGGCGCTGCTGGATATGTTCTCAATGGAGGAGCGGTTCGGGGCGCTCGAGGGGCTGAGGGTCGCCATTGTGGGGGACGTGACCCACAGCCGCGTGGCGCGCTCCAACATCTACGGGCTCGGCAAGATGGGGGCCAAAGTCGTCGTCGCGGGGCCGGCAACCCTGATGCCGGTGGAGATCGAGTCCCTGGGCTGTGAGGCCACCTGCCGCGTGGACGACGCCATCCGGGGCGCGGACGTGGTGATGGGGCTGCGCATCCAGCTCGAACGGCAGAAGAAGGGACTCTTCCCCTCGGTCCGCGAGTATCATAAATTCTTCGGCCTTACGGAGGAGCGGATAGCCCTGGCCCGCAAGGATGCGCTGGTCATGCACCCCGGCCCCATCAACCGGGGCGTGGAGATCGCGTCGGACGTCGCGGACGGGCCGCAGTC encodes the following:
- a CDS encoding ankyrin repeat domain-containing protein: MKAKDDEGTALDYASMNIKRMGAQALKLLEEKTGLSPTEELLVIVGKAKPDRVRQLIQDGADVNAKNKDGWTPLMAVAQHSSNPEVLTALIKAGADVNAKDTLGATPLMFAAIHKEALIKS
- the pyrR gene encoding bifunctional pyr operon transcriptional regulator/uracil phosphoribosyltransferase PyrR, whose translation is MKEKARIMDAQAMGRAVQRIGYEIVERNKGTENVVLIGIQRRGVPLSQRVAGHIERVEGTRVPVGCLDITFYRDDLSLLSEHPVLNGTDIPFVVTDRDVVLVDDVLFTGRTARAAMDAVMEVGRARTIQLAVLIDRGHRELPIRADYVGKNVPTSRNELVSVRVAPFDDEEAVVLLDMNEGEN
- a CDS encoding aspartate carbamoyltransferase catalytic subunit yields the protein MLRSKDLLGLRNTGADEIREILDTAKIMKQVIVSNNKKTPHLQGKSVITVFYENSTRTRLSFELACKYLSGTASGMTAAASSVAKGETLIDTARTLDVMGTDVMILRHPMTGAPHLMARHVRASVINAGDGTNEHPTQALLDMFSMEERFGALEGLRVAIVGDVTHSRVARSNIYGLGKMGAKVVVAGPATLMPVEIESLGCEATCRVDDAIRGADVVMGLRIQLERQKKGLFPSVREYHKFFGLTEERIALARKDALVMHPGPINRGVEIASDVADGPQSVIDGQVTNGVAVRMALLYLLTRTRAEAGA